The Nicotiana sylvestris chromosome 6, ASM39365v2, whole genome shotgun sequence genomic sequence aaattccaaattctacaactgatgccgaaacctattaaatcacgtccgattgacctcaaattttgcatacaagtcacatTTAACATTACAGACCTGCTCTAACTTTTGGAATcgaaatccaaccccgatatcaaaaattccactctaggccaaacttttcaaaatttcaactttcgccatttcaagccaaactctactacagacctccaaatcacaatccggacgcgctcctaagtccaaagtcacccaacggagctaaggGAACCATtagaaatccaatccgaggtcaaattctGAAAAGTCAAAACTTTGTCaatcctttcaaattcaaagcttctagttgagaatcattctttcaaatcaatttcgaataacctgaaaaccaaaatcgacgattcacataagtcatactACATCATACTGAGCTACTCgtgccctcaaacaaccgagcaaagtgcaaatgctcaaaatgactggtcgagtCGTTATAGTTTTCCTTTCTCTTAGACAGCTGGACATACCTATTTTCAAGGTGATTGTCgttactatattcatgaatacatggcatGAATACATGAGCATACAGCTAgactgccctgattttaggcgctttttgctgctgtattcatgaatacatgcaCATACAGCTGGACTTCCTTGATTTTAGGCGCTTTAaactgctgtattcatgaatacaacagcgtgagtacatgtgtatacatgcGAGTACAGCTGGGCTGCCCTGATTTTCAGCGTTTTTTGCTGCTGCATTCATGAATACATGGTGCGAATAAATGTAAATACATGTGCGTACAGCTGGACTACCCTGATTTTTATGCTCTTTTtcctgctgtattcatgaatacagcaaaTACATTATTGTAACAACTGAAtagtagctataggaagtaattatgtatatggtagctataggaaattaatagccactaaacaattgtgatttctgaaaattcctctaAATTATAATGATCTACAATTTCCAAGCCCCACCTGTGGGAGATTGGGCTCTCCTATCAAGTGTTGTAGGCCTTGCCTCAATACTACATCGACCCTTCAAATAGCAAAATTTCAGTTCTAGGTCTGATGACATAAGTgttttttagaaaaatatttaGAACAATTCGTACAtaattcttttaatttctttttgatTTGAGTCTAAGCAAAAATCAAATACGTAATACCATTCATACGTAGTTACAAAAGCAAGTGAAGACACTACATATAACTAAATTTCACTATGCTTGAGTAGTTGAGTGCTCGATTCTTCAGacttagaaaagaaaaaagaccAATTTAAGTTAATTTCACCTTTCcctttaaaatattgaataatcctGTTTTCCACACCTTCGAATGATGTCAAATTATTGCATATATTCACCACCTACACCTACACAGTACCCACCAAACCAAACGCATAAAATcccaccatatatatatatatgtagctCAGTCAGACCCCAACATTACTGTCTCACCCCTTCTTTCCCATATTTTTCcttcatccccccccccccccaatcccACCCACAAACATTATTACATGAACATAAGCAAAAACTATTCTTAAAACCTAAGCTTGTTTGCATTCATATATTCATATCAAGATGGCCTCTGCCTGCATATCAACTTGCGTTAACGATATCGCCAGAGCACCAGTAAGAGCCACATATATAAACCTGTATAAATGGCCGGAATCCGATGCTGAATTCATAAAATCAGTCAGCAAAAGAATGAACCACGTGAATACTACCGACGGGTCCGTTAATCATCAATCAAAGCCAAAGGTGGTGGACAGCATTTCATGCAGGCAATTATACTTAAGAAGCTACACTTTTTCAAGAGAAGAGAACGTTAACGAGAAAACAGTACTGAATTGCTATGGAAGAGTGAAAGATGGGGTTAGTGAAGGGGGTcgtagaagaaagaaaaaagctCGGAATATTGCTGGTAGTCATTCAAGTGGTGGCCGGAGAAGTAGTAGAAGAAAACGTAAAGGCGGTTTTAGAAGGGCTAAGGAGATATCATGCGCTGCTATGGCTTCCATATTCCGACGACTATTATCTTGCACAACCAAGGTTGATGTGGTTGGTTAACGCTAAATTAATTGCTTACTTATTTGAAGACTTTTCCTTCATTTTCTTCcatgttttatttctttttctcttttctactTTGGTCTTTGAGCTTTTACTTAAACGGCTAGCATGTTGTTTGCATATATGGAACCCAATATTATGGTAATGAATGGATTATAGATCGGATTTAATACAAGAATGCCATTTTTGTGGTAAGATTTTGATCGACGAAATGGAGCAATCATTTGGACATAAATttggttgaaacttgaaaaaaagagtttttgaagaTGCGATGAAATAAAATTTTTGAGCCGAAAgtatgtttggacatgcattttacaTGGAAAATTTTTAAAGTTTAGAGTTGTTTTTGGAATTTGAAAAAAATGTTAAAAATCTAGAAACAAACAGATATTTAAACacaaaatttggaaaaaaaaaactccCAAATTTTATGGCAAAAAAAACATGAGCTAAAACTTCTCTGTGTGtggtgtgtgtgtgggggggggggggtacggGAGTTAATGGCCAGTATAATTCAGCTTAAttttaacagcttgtttggatggttgttacctattgcattgtattgtatcgtattgttagtttaaatacaatgtttgttttgattgttacttaaattttattgtattgtatcgttaaatccgtcgttacgtaacgatgaaatgtgttactttatgtaacgaccgatttggtgtggtcgcgttgttaccttgtctttttctctcatttttacccctcattattattaaataattttattttatcacttaccctacctttttatatattGCATCgtcatttttctttataatattgcaagtttattcatcaTATTGCTGGTGTGTGATAACATGAAATGACGGCAAAACGACACAATCcatccaaatattgtattcatcAAATGATACAGTACAATACGATATGATACGATACaatatgtaacaaccatccaaacaaactGTTACAGTATGGTGTgttatacatatattttttttaaaccaAAAATATCGTAGGGTATAAGTTGAAATTTTTCTTCAAATCTGTATCGAGTGACACTCTTTACTAAAGGGCGTCTCAGCCATTGGTCTTGTAGTTTTATCTTCCAATTGCTGAATCTGTAAATAACAATAATGGTTTGACACTGAATTGTCTCATTAAAGTTTTACTTGTGATTTAGGTTAGTTTGTGAGTAAGCAAAGCGAAGGGAGACCTTAGGAGCTAAAGTACTTTTTGACCAAAGAAAGACAGATAGAGACGTGCATTCTCAGTCTCTCTGCTTTGCTTCGGAGTCTCTCTGCGGCAAATCAGATAGTTTCCACTGGCACGGGAGTTACGTATTCTTTTGTATTTTGTCAACATAAATTGTAACAAAATTAGCGAGGAATATACTAAACGAGAGAGATAAAGACAAAGTTGATTATTaacaaaaacaataaaaagaaaagaattagAGGAAATTCGAGTCTTGAAACATAGTCCAACTTTAATCAAATT encodes the following:
- the LOC104250173 gene encoding uncharacterized protein codes for the protein MASACISTCVNDIARAPVRATYINLYKWPESDAEFIKSVSKRMNHVNTTDGSVNHQSKPKVVDSISCRQLYLRSYTFSREENVNEKTVLNCYGRVKDGVSEGGRRRKKKARNIAGSHSSGGRRSSRRKRKGGFRRAKEISCAAMASIFRRLLSCTTKVDVVG